A single window of Malus sylvestris chromosome 5, drMalSylv7.2, whole genome shotgun sequence DNA harbors:
- the LOC126624547 gene encoding uncharacterized protein LOC126624547, which yields MGFIYELMDAAKEKIASNLNKVEKKYMPIWRKIDRGWDEQLHQPLHTAGYYLNPQFRYEDGFLATDEVVNGLFACMDRMLGKGKEREEADCQLDLYNDKRGPFADSMAMQTRKKRTPTAWWECFGHKTPELKKFVVRVLSLTCSASGCERNWSTFSMIHTKRRNRLEHKRLNALAYVKYNLALQQRSKKMREKYDPIVVEEITSDDEWITEIEDPVLSEDPTWLEDKLLYNVEAIRNVPPPVYEGGPYIREPRESSPPPPPPREPTPPREPTQPRDPITYKRKQGNEESSSRRNVEYDSEESFDELMTYPTRSSRVGNEEDDAFYLDEEDLDD from the exons ATGGGTTTTatatatgagttgatggatGCTGCAAAAGAGAAAATTGCGAGCAATCTTAACAAAGTGGAGAAAAAATATATGCCTATTTGGAGAAAAATAGATCGTGGATGGGACGAACAACTTCATCAACCACTACATACGGCAGGCTATTACTTGAACCCACAATTTCGATATGAGGATGGTTTCTTAGCTACTGATGAAGTGGTAAATGGGTTGTTTGCTTGCATGGATCGGATGCTTGGGAAAGGGAAAGAACGTGAAGAGGCCGATTGTCAATTGGATTTATATAATGATAAGCGTGGTCCATTTGCGGATTCTATGGCTATGCAAACTAGGAAAAAGCGAACACCAA cgGCTTGGTGGGAGTGCTTTGGGCATAAAACACCAGAGTTAAAGAAGTTTGTTGTCCGAGTTCTAAGCCTTACTTGTAGTGCGTCGGGATGTGAGAGGAATTGGAGCACATTTTCAATG ATTCATACAAAAAGAAGGAATAGGCTTGAACACAAAAGGCTTAATGCTTTAGCCTATGTCAAGTATAATTTGGCTTTACAACAGAGAAGTAAGAAAATGAGGGAGAAGTATGATCCTATTGTTGTAGAAGAAATTACCTCCGATGATGAATGGATAACGGAGATAGAAGATCCCGTTCTTTCCGAAGATCCTACATGGCTTGAGGATAAGTTATTGTATAATGTTGAGGCCATAAGGAATGTGCCACCCCCGGTTTATGAAGGTGGCCCATACATTCGAGAGCCTAGAGagtcttctcctcctcctcctcctcctcgtgAGCCTACTCCTCCTCGTGAGCCTACTCAACCTCGGGATCCTATTACATATAAAAGAAAACAAGGTAATGAAGAATCCTCAAGTCGAAGAAATGTGGAGTATGATTCGGAAGAATCTTTTGATGAATTGATGACATACCCTACAAGGTCATCTAGAGTTGGCAATGAAGAGGATGATGCCTTTTATTTAGATGAAGAGGATTTGGATGATTGA